In Piliocolobus tephrosceles isolate RC106 chromosome 12, ASM277652v3, whole genome shotgun sequence, one DNA window encodes the following:
- the MAGEC2 gene encoding melanoma-associated antigen C2, with protein MPPVPGVPFHNVDNDSPASVESEDWVDAQDPTDEEEEDASSISSSTFYLVFSPSSFSSSSSLILGGPEEVPSDMIPSLPESTPSSPSQSPPQIPPQGPSQSPLSSCSSSFSWNSFSEESNSQKEEDTSTCQGLPESESSFTHTLDEKVAELVAFLLLRYEAEEPVTEAEMLMIAIKYKDYFPVILKRAREFMELLFGLALIEVGPDHLYVFANTVDLTDEGSDDEGMLENSLLIIILSVIFLKGSFASEEVIWEVLNAIGVYAGREHFVYGEPRELLTKVWVQERYLEYREVPNSSPPCYEFLWGPRAHSENIKRKVLEFLAELNNTVPSSFPSWYKDALKDVEERAQAITDTTDDATVMDTESLSVMSSNLPFSE; from the coding sequence ATGCCTCCCGTTCCGGGCGTTCCATTCCACAACGTTGACAACGACTCTCCGGCCTCAGTTGAGTCAGAGGACTGGGTAGATGCACAGGATCCcacagatgaggaagaggaggacgcctcctccatttcctcttccaCTTTCTACTTAGTATTttccccctcttccttctcctcatcCTCTTCTCTGATTCTTGGTGGTCCTGAGGAGGTGCCGTCTGATATGATACCAAGTCTTCCCGAGAGCACTCCCAGTAGTCCTTCACAGAGTCCTCCACAGATTCCTCCACAGGGTCCTTCCCAGAGTCCTCTGAGCTCCTGTTCCTCCTCTTTTTCATGGAACTCATTCAGTGAAGAGTCCAACAGCCAAAAAGAGGAGGATACAAGTACCTGTCAGGGCCTGCCAGAGAGTGAGTCCTCTTTCACACATACACTAGATGAAAAGGTGGCCGAGTTAGTGGCGTTCCTGCTCCTCAGATACGAAGCAGAGGAGCCTGTAACAGAGGCAGAGATGCTGATGATTGCCATCAAGTACAAAGATTACTTTCCTGTGATACTCAAGAGAGCCCGTGAGTTCATGGAGCTTCTTTTTGGCCTTGCCCTGATAGAAGTGGGCCCTGACCACTTATATGTGTTTGCAAACACAGTAGACCTCACCGATGAGGGTAGTGATGATGAGGGCATGCTGGAGAACAGCCTCCTGATTATTATTCTGAGTGTGATCTTCCTAAAGGGCAGCTTTGCCTCTGAGGAGGTCATCTGGGAAGTGCTGAATGCAATAGGGGTGTATGCTGGGAGGGAGCATTTCGTCTATGGGGAGCCCAGGGAGCTCCTCACTAAAGTTTGGGTGCAGGAGCGTTACCTGGAGTATCGGGAGGTGCCAAACAGTTCTCCTCCATGTTATGAATTCCTGTGGGGTCCGAGAGCCCATTCAGAAAACATCAAGAGGAAAGTACTAGAGTTTTTAGCCGAGCTGAACAACACTGTCCCTAGTTCCTTTCCATCCTGGTACAAGGATGCTTTGAAAGATGTGGAAGAGAGAGCCCAGGCcataactgataccacagatGATGCCACTGTCATGGACACTGAAAGCCTCAGTGTCATGTCCAGCAACCTCCCCTTTTCTGAGTGA